The following proteins come from a genomic window of Methanocella conradii HZ254:
- a CDS encoding UPF0280 family protein, which yields MLSRKYRIKETIVTVTADERFHSICLDSIRRARADLERYIMEDPFFKVTFEPYECPPGSPEVARRMAEAATKVGVGPMAAVAGTIAWLALEDMVRAGCAHAIIDNGGDIALINDRPVVVGIYAGESPIKGLGLEVEPRGSILGICTSSGTVGPSISLGNSDAALVISEDVSLADAAATALGNRIIDKESLAHAFDFLKEVPEVSGAIGIIGDSMATYGRLPKLVRVDVPYDKITKAD from the coding sequence ATGCTGTCCAGAAAATACCGCATCAAGGAGACCATTGTAACGGTTACGGCTGACGAGCGCTTCCACTCAATATGCCTGGACTCCATAAGGCGTGCCAGGGCAGACCTGGAGCGCTACATCATGGAGGACCCGTTTTTTAAGGTCACCTTCGAGCCTTACGAGTGCCCCCCTGGCTCCCCCGAGGTGGCCCGGCGCATGGCTGAGGCGGCCACAAAGGTGGGCGTCGGCCCCATGGCAGCCGTGGCAGGGACCATCGCCTGGCTCGCCCTCGAGGACATGGTGAGGGCTGGCTGCGCCCACGCCATCATCGATAACGGCGGCGACATTGCGCTCATCAACGACCGCCCCGTGGTGGTGGGCATCTACGCCGGCGAGTCGCCAATCAAGGGCCTGGGCCTGGAGGTCGAGCCAAGGGGTAGCATCCTGGGCATATGCACCTCTTCTGGCACCGTCGGGCCGTCGATTAGCCTCGGCAACTCAGACGCCGCCCTCGTTATATCTGAAGACGTCTCCCTGGCCGACGCCGCGGCCACTGCCCTCGGAAACCGCATAATTGACAAAGAATCGTTAGCTCATGCATTCGACTTTCTCAAAGAGGTGCCCGAGGTCTCCGGCGCCATAGGCATCATAGGGGATAGCATGGCAACATATGGCAGGCTGCCAAAGCTAGTTCGCGTCGACGTCCCATACGATAAGATCACAAAAGCCGACTAG
- a CDS encoding 4Fe-4S binding protein, whose protein sequence is MKLLLRFNSEIIKKPIIAEAVLETGVKLEIERARVEGPQGEIVVNVPDDSCREVVNVLKRKKVEVTRLDVPITKDEENCIHCGACVSACPVGAIRYEYDWRVRMDEKLCVQCGNCVNACPVRVIKLPEY, encoded by the coding sequence GTGAAGCTGCTCCTCAGATTCAACTCGGAGATAATCAAAAAGCCGATCATAGCGGAAGCGGTGCTTGAGACGGGCGTCAAGCTCGAGATAGAGCGGGCCAGGGTGGAGGGCCCCCAGGGCGAGATAGTCGTCAACGTGCCCGACGATAGCTGCCGCGAGGTAGTAAACGTGCTAAAGCGCAAAAAGGTGGAGGTCACCCGCCTCGACGTGCCCATCACAAAGGATGAGGAGAACTGTATACACTGTGGGGCATGCGTCTCGGCCTGCCCGGTCGGAGCAATACGCTACGAGTATGACTGGCGGGTGAGGATGGACGAGAAGCTGTGCGTCCAGTGCGGGAACTGCGTGAACGCATGCCCCGTGAGGGTGATTAAGCTGCCCGAGTACTGA
- a CDS encoding glycosyltransferase, with translation MDISVIIPTYNEEKYIETCLRSLKCQDFSGNYEVIVSDGSSTDATVEIACKYADRVIVDRKDTIAYGRQVGSMAARYPVLAFTDADTFIPSDWLSSLAASLEDSRVVGVHGKLLPLDGNRFEQEFCNYVLPPFSRFMVQINKPSVPGSNFAVRRRAFNKVKGFNTKLVTGEDVDLCNRIKSLGRFVYNPDAVVYVSTRRVRQWGYLKMLSFYTANTIRYHTFGSVSKYFEPIR, from the coding sequence ATGGACATTTCAGTTATCATTCCCACGTATAACGAGGAAAAGTATATTGAGACCTGCCTGAGGTCACTGAAGTGCCAGGATTTTTCGGGCAACTATGAGGTCATAGTCTCCGATGGGAGCAGCACCGATGCCACGGTGGAGATCGCATGCAAGTATGCCGACAGGGTGATTGTGGACCGCAAGGATACAATTGCGTATGGCAGGCAGGTTGGCTCAATGGCGGCCAGGTACCCCGTCTTAGCCTTCACCGATGCTGATACGTTCATACCATCTGACTGGCTGAGCAGCCTGGCGGCGTCGCTCGAGGACAGCAGGGTCGTGGGCGTCCATGGAAAACTTTTACCATTAGACGGGAACCGCTTTGAGCAAGAGTTCTGTAACTACGTGTTGCCCCCGTTCTCCCGGTTCATGGTACAGATTAACAAGCCCTCGGTGCCCGGCTCGAACTTTGCCGTCAGGAGAAGGGCGTTCAACAAGGTCAAGGGCTTTAATACGAAGCTGGTCACAGGGGAGGACGTGGACCTGTGCAACCGCATAAAATCGCTGGGCAGGTTCGTCTACAATCCTGATGCAGTCGTTTACGTGTCCACGAGAAGGGTACGCCAGTGGGGCTACCTGAAAATGCTATCGTTCTACACGGCTAACACGATACGCTACCATACTTTTGGCTCGGTTAGCAAGTATTTTGAGCCTATACGCTAG
- the rnp3 gene encoding ribonuclease P protein component 3: MIREAFYDLGVHAYPEGGSTLSLMALKAKEYGYAGLCTVNHSDFFLDVKKVPVPEGVEVVQGVEVVARDANDLRRQVDRFRKKVRVLAVHGGDAAINRAACEEERVDILMHPQDGKTGGLNHVLARLAADKGVAIGFELLPIIYNKGGSRVRTLSGYRANLALAKKYGAPFVVVSGAMSIYDMRDVRTALSLCRLLGMGEKDAIRGLSFYPSEILRRSSPGYIMEGVQVIG, encoded by the coding sequence ATGATCCGTGAGGCGTTTTATGACCTGGGAGTGCACGCCTACCCCGAAGGCGGGAGCACTTTATCATTAATGGCGTTGAAGGCGAAAGAGTATGGTTATGCGGGCCTTTGTACTGTTAACCACTCTGATTTTTTCCTTGACGTGAAGAAGGTGCCTGTGCCTGAGGGCGTCGAAGTGGTGCAGGGCGTCGAGGTCGTGGCGAGAGACGCTAATGACCTTCGGAGGCAGGTGGACAGGTTCAGGAAGAAGGTGAGGGTACTAGCCGTCCATGGCGGCGACGCGGCCATCAACCGGGCGGCGTGCGAGGAGGAGCGAGTCGACATTTTGATGCACCCGCAGGACGGAAAGACGGGCGGCCTAAACCACGTCCTGGCGAGGCTGGCGGCCGATAAGGGCGTTGCCATAGGCTTCGAGCTTTTACCGATAATCTATAATAAGGGCGGCTCCCGCGTGAGGACTCTTTCCGGTTACCGTGCCAACCTCGCCCTGGCGAAAAAGTACGGGGCGCCATTCGTGGTCGTATCGGGCGCCATGTCTATTTACGACATGAGGGACGTGCGAACGGCGCTCTCCCTTTGCAGGCTGCTCGGCATGGGCGAAAAGGACGCAATCAGGGGCCTCTCCTTTTATCCTTCAGAGATACTAAGGCGCAGCTCGCCTGGCTACATCATGGAAGGCGTCCAGGTCATAGGATAA
- a CDS encoding RNA-binding domain-containing protein, translating into MIHYILFRTQSHATEDVSRVRQALVNVLPPDTPIKEEETRGYFDNPITVLTARLEKKAAEEYVKFLKSRLLEADLKELVKELPERVSDDCDFYLKLSKQDAYLGDIRLTYAEDVIAIRAKVAAYPARREAALKVLEEYFNDP; encoded by the coding sequence ATGATCCATTACATCCTTTTTAGGACACAATCACATGCTACCGAGGACGTTTCAAGGGTCAGGCAGGCCCTTGTTAACGTCTTGCCTCCCGATACCCCGATTAAGGAGGAGGAGACGAGGGGCTATTTTGATAACCCGATAACCGTTTTGACGGCGCGCCTCGAGAAGAAGGCCGCCGAGGAGTACGTTAAATTTTTAAAGTCCAGGCTTCTCGAGGCCGATTTAAAGGAGCTGGTGAAGGAGCTTCCTGAGCGGGTTAGCGATGATTGCGACTTTTATCTAAAGCTCTCCAAGCAGGACGCATACCTGGGTGACATCCGCCTCACGTATGCGGAGGATGTGATTGCCATAAGGGCCAAGGTGGCCGCATACCCGGCCAGGCGCGAGGCGGCCCTGAAGGTACTGGAGGAGTACTTCAATGATCCGTGA